The genomic stretch CCTCGCCGTCACACTGGTCGGATTGCTCGTCTGGGTCATGAGCCGCTAACGCTCGATTTTTTCACGGCCCCCATGCCAGCTCATCTCGAGCCCGATACCCGTTGCGCAAGCAATGCACTAAAGTACGTTTGTGAAGCATCTTTTCTGGTTCTGGAGTCCCAATATGGCCATTCGCTCGATCAAATCCTGGTTGCTCGCTTTTTCCGTCGCACTCGGCGGCTGTCTCCTCTTCGCAGCTGCGGCCTTTGCTGAGGATGCTTCCGCCGCAAAGCCGACCAAGGTAAGCGTTTTTGGCGAAGCCGAAATCATCGTTCCAGCGGAGTTTAAGTCCACGCCTGCCAAATCACGCATCATCGAGCACGAGTTTGCGGTCAAGCCAAACCGCGACGTTGCCGATTCGGACGAATCCTTAACGGCTCGGCTGACCTTTATGGCAGCGGGTGGGGATGTCGACGCCAATCTCGAGCGTTGGAAGGGGCAATTTTCCGGCGGCGCTGCCGAAGACCAAAAGGTCGAGGCAATGAATCTCGGCAAGTGGCAGGTGCATGTGGCGGAATTGAGCGGCCAGTTTCAAGAACGCATGGGGGGTGGGCCGTTCTCGGGTGGCAAGGTGGTTGAGCGAACAAACCATGCGATGCTCGGAGCCATTGTCGTCCATCCCGACGGAAAAAAGTACTTTGTCAAAATGGTTGGCCCAGCGGAAACGATCAAGCAAAATCGTGATGCCTTCATCGCGATGATCAAGAGTATCCACAAGTAGTTTTGCAAGCCTGTTCAATTTCTTTGTCAGCGCGGGATGAAGAAAGGGTTCGCTCCCTTTGAAGCAAACGCATGAATATCCAAAGCTTTCTCGAACACCATGGAATCCTTCGCAACCCCTTTGCCGAGGAAGACGCTCAGACCGATCCGGTATTTAAAGAGCATTGTATCCGCAACGCTTACCATCCGATTTGGGACAAGGTCTACGGAGACCCGAGCGAGCCGTCGACATCAATCATTTTTGGGCCCAAAGGGTCGGGTAAAACCGCCATGCGGTTGCAGATTGATCGCCATTTGACTCAATACAACCGCGATCACGTCGATGACCGCGTCTATGTGATCCACTACGACGATTTCAACCCCTTCTTGGACCATTTTAGCGAGCGATTGCCACGCCGGATTAGCAAGAAGCCCGAGAAAGTTCTGGATGCCTGGCGGTTGTGGGATCACGTGGATTCGATTCTTTGTATCGGCGTCACCGACTTGGTCGATCGGATTTTGCAAACGGATTCGAAGGGCAAGAAGGATCGGCTCGAGGACGCATCGGTGCGATTCCTCGATCGAACCGCCGCGCGTGATCTGTTGCTGCTGGCGGCCTGCTACGACCAATCGACCGATTCGACCTTTTCGTCGCGATGGGACTCATTACGAAAACAATTGCACTTCAACAATTGGGTCACCAAGGTACCGCTCTTCGCGGCGATCGGTTGGTCGGTGCTGAGTGTGCTGTTCGTCGGCTGGATTTTTTCGCGGCCTGTGGCGGAAGGCGAGACTCGCAGTTTGGCGCTGTTGTGGCTGTTGCCGATTCTGCTGTTGATCGGATGGGCACCCTATTTGCTTCGTCTGGTCAAGTGTCAATTCGCGGCGATCGGGATTCACAAGCATATGCGAGTGGGAAAGCGTGAAACCAGCTCGATGCGACGGACGCTGCAGGAAATCCCGCCGTCGGAGTTGGCGAGCCAACCGTTGCCGCGATATGACCGAACGGATGACCGCTACGAGTTATTGAACAAGTTCCAAGGGATTCTGCGTCGGCTCGGCTATGCGGGCATCATCGTGTTGATGGATCGGGTCGACGAGCCACATATGACCGGTGGCAAGCCCGAGCGAATGCAGAAATTTGTTTGGCCACTGCTCGATAACAAACTGTTGAAGCATCCTGGGATGGGATTCAAAATGATGCTTCCGCAGGAGTTGCATCGTGAAATCGAGCGTGAAACGCGGGAATTCCACGAACGAGCTCGTTTGGACAAACAGAATGTGATTCCGGCGTTCCAGTGGACGGGCGAGGCACTTTACGACTTGGCGCGGGCTCGAATGATGGCCTGTGCGTCGGAAGGCCGATCGCCGGAGCCGAAGGATTTGTTTGAGGAGGACGTCAGCTATCAGCGTTTGTTGTCGGCATTCCAGTCGCTGCGGGTCCCTCGACATTTGTTCCGTTTTCTGTACCGAGTGCTCGTTGATCACTGCAACCGATATACTGATTCGCAGCCCGAATTCAAAATCAAGGCCGAAACGTTTGAAACGGTATTGGCGGTCTACAGCCACGACAACGACCCCAGCTTTTTTTAAGTGTCGCGACCTGTTGGGAAGGGTTCCCCGCTTTTGTGAAGGGCTTGGTGAGTTTCACTTCGTCTGCTACATTCCAGGGGAAATTACAGCAAAATTACTTTCAAATTCGTCATAGCCTCACGTTGCAGCCCTTGTGGTCAGCGGCCGGCTGAAAAAAATTCTATTTGGAGAACGAACTAGGTGGGTACGAAGCGAACTGGCAAAGGTCGGCGAAAAATCGGGCGAAAAAAACGACGAATGCGTGCGAAGATTCGCCATCGTAAGAAGTAGGACGCTTGCGGACGTCCCATCGGTTTATTCCCTTTTCTGCGATTGAACCCGATTGGGGGGAGAGCTTGTCTGCTTGCATCTTTTTGAGATGATTGATTCGGATAGCAGACGCGCGTCGTCTCGGGTAAGAATTCGATGATCAAGGACGGAATTGATGCTTTCGGACCAAATTCCCTTTCAATGTTGTGATGATTGGAGTCAGCGAAACCGCTGGCTCAATCAATTAGAAGCGGCCGTTGGAAAAGCAACCCAAGGTCGGTTCCGGGACCTTGTTGTGGGTTGGGAAGATCCGCTGACCATCGTGGAGGCCCGTTCGTCCTGTTATTACGGGGTCCAATTGGCGCTCGCTACCTGTCGTGACTGTTTGGCGACTCGTTTGGAAAGCGAACGGATGCCGGGTCACGCGATTCGCTTGACGACGGTTGTGAAGGGGCACTGGATGGAGTTCTACGTCGTTGACCGCGAACGGTCGCCCCGGCAGCAGAGTGCTACGGCGCCTCGTGGCCCGGGGTTACCTCTGGCCATTTCTCGAACGCCTCGCAACGTTCAATCCAATCGTTGGGTTTCGGAAACCGAAGTGTCGCCCTCGATTTCGGTCCCTCTACATTATTCTTATTAGAGTCGAGGCGATCGCTCGTGACCGATCGCCCGGATGACTCATGAGCTCGTATCAAAAACGCCTTCCTGGCGTTTCCCTGCTTGACTATCAGACGTTTTCGAGAGACCAGCAGGTTGCCTGATGAGGTTGCCGTCTGCGCCGCAATATGTTTTCGGTTCTTCGGGAAATTGGCTCTTCCGCAGAATCTGTGGGTCATCGAACTTGGCCTCGGCACTCGAGCATCGAATGACTTGCCCACAAATTCTGTGGATGAGGTAAAGAACTGGGCTTTCTTAACGAAAGTCATGTCGCGTATAGTCCAACCGGATGACAAGTCGGGTACCTGCGTCGAGGCAGGTCCATCAAGAAACCGGACGGAACCAATGCAAGCGATCGATACGACCGAGCTAGAGAAAACAGTGGCAGGAATGTCTGGTAATCCTGTGCGTTTGCATCTTGGTTGCGGTGGCGTTCGCCTAGCCGGATTCATCAATGTGGATCTTCATCCGCATGACCCCGAGATCGAGGATTCATCCAGGGATGGATGCAATGCGGATGTCTTTGCGGACATGACCGCGTTGGGATTAGACGCCGCGACGGTGGATGAGATTCAAACGTATCACACGATCGATCATTTCACGCGGTGGGCGTGCGTTGATATGATGACCGATTGGCATCGCATGCTCAAACCTGGCGGCCGATTAGTGATCGAGGTTGCTGATTTTGCACGTTGCGTTCTTTGGCTCTTTCACCCGATTAAGAAACGCAGAGAGGTCGCGAAGAACCAGTTTTACGGAAATCAATGGGACCGCATTGACTTTGAAACTCATCGATACGTTTGGTCCGCCCGAGAGCTGAAGCGGGAATTGCGGGCGATTGGGTTTTCATCCGTCAGGGTCACTCATCGTACGGAGACTCATTATCCAGGCCGTGACATGCGTATCGAAGCGACCAAGTGACCCAGCGTCGACCGAAGTTACCGCCTCGTACGTCAGTCTTTCACGTTGGACGCGATCATTTCGTCCGCAAGCTCCAACAGTCTCGCGGTCACCTCACGGCATCGGCCACGCTGGCCTTTGGCTACGTGGCCCAGCTTGCCTTTCAGATGGGGTATTTTCTGATCCTCACTCGCATGTTGGGGGCCGAGCGATTTGGTCAATTCGCTGCGGCGCTCGCCGCGATCAACGTGATCTCGCCCATCGCAGGAATCGGATACGCCGAAGTTGCCTTGGTTCGAGTCAGCCAAGACCGTGACAGCACAGGATTGTGGGCTTCAAATGCATTAGCCGTCACGACCGGAATGGGCATCGGGCTTGCCGTCTGCCTTGCCTCGGTTTCAGGGATGCTCGATGCAAGTCGATGGCTTGATTGGTATTTGATGTTCGGACTCGCGATCAGTGAACTGGTGCTGGTCCGCTGCTGCATGGTGATCGCTCGCGTTCATCAAGCCCGCCGAGAAATCGGCCGAACCTCCTTGATCAATATTTCAATCGCTGCGACCAAAGCACTGATCGCGTTGTGCCTGTTCTTGACCGGTCACACATCGCTTGTGACGCTGATTATCTTGCTCGATCTTTGCCTGTCGTTGCTGCTGATTTGCTACTTCCGTTCACTGTCACGCCGTTCGTCGAACGCCCCGATTTCCTATGCACGCTTGAAGTCTGATTTCCAGCTCGCGTGTTCGTTCGCAACGGGTGTTTTCTGCAAAGCGGTCTACACCGATATGGATAAGCTGTTCTTGGCTCGCTGGTCCACTGCCTCGGTCGTGGGAACCTATGCCGCCGGGTACAAAATCTTGTCCTTATCCTTCACACCGATTCGGGCCATCTTGGAAGCCACGTTTCCGCGCCAAATTGAGCTCGCAGAGTGCAGTCGCGGCGATTGTGCCCGATTTACACGTTCGATCCTGTTGATCAACCTCGTCTTGGCTGCTGGCTTGGCCGGACTCATCTACATGTTCGCGCCTTGGGCGACGCTTCTGTTTGGTGATGATTTTCAAGGCTCCGTTGCCGTGCTTCGAATCGGATTCCTCTTGCCCGTCGTTCAGGCGGTCCACTATACCTTGGGCAACTTTCTGACCGCGACCAACCACCAATCATTCCGTACGATCATGCAAATCGTCGTTCTCGTCGTCTACATTGTGGTGGGACTGATCGTGATCCCTTTGTATTCTTGGCACGGAGCGATCTGGACCAGTCTCGGGTGTGAGACACTGCTAGCAATGCTGTTGGCCACAGGGTGCTTACTCTTTTCACTAAGAGCTCGAGATCGAATGCACTCCGTACCAGTAAAGTAGGATCGACATGAAATATTTGATCATGAGTGACGAACACCGACCGACCATCGGTGGCATTGCGAGGATTTCCGGTGCGTTGGCCGACGGGCTGACGGATCGCGGGCATCAAGTAACCGTTCTCACCAATCGCAATCGAACCGGCGTCAACGACTATGGTGATGAGAAAGCCGAGATCAAGTACTACTCGAAACCGAAGTCCACGCTACTCGGCAAGGCCTACCTGACATCGGTCTGGCCGATCTCCGCTGGTCGATGGATTCGCCAGCAGTGTTTCGACCGCATTTTGGTCGTGGATCCCATGAACGCACTTCCGCTCCCCCTGATGACAAAACTCGGTTCAATCAACTACGACATCCTGCTTTATGGATCCGAGCTGATTCGTTATTCGAAGAATCGACTCACCGATAGGCTGCTGCGAAAGTCGCTGGATGGGGCAGCTCGAATCTTTACCATCACGAAGTACGTCGATCATGAGTTGCATTCGAAATATGGGAAGAGCAGCTACATCGCGTACTGTGGGGTCGGCGAAAAGTTCTTTTCCGAACCCCGTGAACCCAGTCAAATTGCAAGGCTTCGTGAGCGATACGGATTCGCTTCAACCGATTTCATCGTCGGTACGATCAGTCGACTCGATGAACGAAAAGGGAACGATCTTGTCATTGATGCCGTCCAACGACTCGCACCTCAATATCCAAATCTTCGCTATTTGATTGGTGGCGTCGGCCCACAGTATGATCATCTCGAAGCAATGATCTCGCGATACAAGTTGGCGGATCGCGTGATCCTGGCTGGACGTATTCCAGAAGCGGAGCTGGTCAGCCACTACGATTTGTTGAATGCTTACGTGATGCCGAATCGGTTGTTGGAGAATCAAACGGTTGAGGGTTTCGGCATTTCGTTTGTGGAAGCTGCATCGCGGGGGGTGCTAAGTATTGGTGTTGACAATGGAGGTGCGGGAGAGGCTGTTTCCGACAAGGTTTCCGGCGTGTTGTTACCAACAGCTGATGTGGACTTGTTGACGGATGCACTCGATCGAATTCTTAGCGGAAGTCTTGTTTTCGATGGTGAAATGATTCGCCAACATGGACGTCAATTCACGTGGGACCGGTTTGTCGACCAAATCGTGGACCCTGTGGCTGAAGAGAGTGATTCGAACTGTTGATCCGGCAAGATGCAAACCGATAGAGGCGATCGATGAAGGTCATGCAGATCGTCGCAGACGGCGCTCCCGGCGGTGGCACGACCAACGTGCTTGCTTTGGCCGAAGATCTAATCGCCAACCAGGTCGCCGTGATGCTGTGCAGCCAAGCCGCATCGCACGCGATTGACGAGGCGAGGCGATTGGGGGCCAAAGCCCATGACGGCCTCGATTTTTTTCGCAGTCGGTTGGACACTCGGATCGTCCGCGAGCTCCGATCGGCCGTCCATAACGCCGATCCTGACATCATTCATGTTCATGGCGGTCGTGCCGCATTGGCGTGGGTGCGAGGGGCTGACCGCGGCCAGTTGGATCGAACCATCTATACCGTCCGTGGCTACCATTTTCGGCCAAAGCGATTCCCTCTGCGTTTTCTCGCAAAGCGAGCGGAGCGTCGTATCAGCCGGTCGGTATTCAAGACGGTCCACGTCAGTCAAAGTGACAAGGAGGTTGCGATGCATTTCGGATTCATCCGAGACGGCTCCGCAAGCCAAGTCATACGGAATGGGATTCGATTGTCTGACATGCCACGTCACCAGCCAGTTTCTGCAAATGAAGACCAGAACCGAAAGCAAGTAGCGGTACTCGGCCGTTTGACTTACCCGAAAAATCCTCACTTGGTCTTGGATATCGCAAATGATTTAGCCCAAGACGGCTTTGTCTTTCATTTCATTGGAGGCGGCGACATGGAGTTCGAAGTTCGTCAGCGCGCCGAGCGAGAAGGCATTCAGAACGTGGTTTTCCACGGGACTCAATCGCGACCCAATGGCCTAAAACTGATGGCGCAATCAGGAACGTTTCTGTTGGCCAGCCTCTGGGAAGGACTTCCGATTGCACCGGTCGAAGCCATGGCAATGGGATTGGCGGTCGTGATCAGTGACGTCAATGGTTGTACGGAAGTTGTCCGTGATGGAATGGAGGGACGGGTTGCTCCGAGTGGAAATGGTGCGGCCTTCGTTGCCGCACTGCGTGCGGTCGTTGCGGAACCCGAACGGACCCAGCAATTGGTCGTAAATGGAAAGCAACGTGTTGCTGCTGAATTCACGAGAGAGCGAGTCGTCCGTGAGCATCTCAATCTGTATCACGATTGCCTGTCGAAGATTGGATCAAGGAATGCTTCTTCGTGATTTTGAACGCTAGGCAGATCGTCTTCCTTGGCCAAGATACTCGACCTGGTCTTGAGCTGACCCTTCCACTCGGTTGTCCGCTGTCAATGGGCTGTCTTCGGATTGGGATGACGTCTCTGATGTCGTCCCGGTCGCTCCCATCGCAATACCGGCAATCATCCAATAGAGAGCCTGAGTGGGGATTAGGTTGAACGCTGCCTCGGATGCCGCGATCAACATGTAGATGGTAAGTGCGATTCGGCTTTGCACTTGAATCGGGCTTCGACCGCCGCGAAGAATCGGAATGGCCCATATCAAAGTAATCAACAGCGATCCGCACCAACCAAATGTTAAATAGGCGGCTGCATAGAGGCTTTCGCTGGTCCAGGCGAGCTTTTGTGTCTTCATGCCGTGCAGGTTGTCTTCGAAATTCGAAACACGTCCACCTAGATTCGCATCCAACAAGAAAGCAATCGGTTCTCTGCCCATCATCCAGGAAACGCCAACAGCAATGGTAAACAGCACCAGCAGAAATGCTCCTGCATAAAAGATGTTTTTGGCCCTTCGCTGGACGATGGAATTGACCAATTCGTAGGCTGCCAAACCGATCCAAACACTTCGTGAAAGAGAAAGGATGCAGATCGATCGGAACTGGAATCGTGAAGCTGCAGCACCAATCGCTGCGATCGGCCCCCAGATCAACAAGTTGACGCCAAGAATGTTCCCGTTGTTGTAGGTCGAGAACATCTTGATAAACGTGCCACGAAGATTATGACGCTCAGCTACAAGCGAGATGTCCCCACCCGTCGTTGTCAGGAAAGGGACTCCGATGATGATTCCCGTTGTGTTGTAGACAAAGAACGAGATGACGCCAAAGGTAAAGACGATGACCAATGAAATCCGTAACAGACGGAAGAATAGTGGCGTTCCTAAAATGTCAACGAAGAAATTGACACTGAGTATGGCAAAAATGGGTACGACGATCGTGCTGGCAACAATCGAAACGAGGGCACCCTTCGAATGATACCCATACTTTGCGAAGGCAGCGAGTTCAACTGTCGCAAGCAAGAAGAACAGAATTCCCAATCCGGCCTCGTCCGCTCGAATGGATCTGCGTCCCGAGATCGCAATGCGGACCAGTTGGATTGTTGCAGAGAATCCTAACAGTAAGTAGCCGAACGTGATCGGAACATCACCTAGATAGATACCCGCCTTTGGGAATCCAAAAAGACAAATGATCGTTACAACTGCGAATACGGATAGCAAAGACAATTTCATTGTGCTCCGCTTGTAGAACCAATGGCGATTGGCGTCGTCCACGTCGGTTTTTCGCATTCATCGCTACTGACCGCTTGGGGTGCCACCGACAAGTTGAATTTTGCAAGCGATTTTGCCAATCGCTGTCGAAAGATCTGGGCTGAAAACGTCTCCGCATTTTCTCGACAGTCACGTGCGGCGATTGTTTCAGGACGTAATTCTTCGAGCGTCGACATCAGCGATTCAGGATTCTGGGTATCAAAGAAAACACCGGTGCGACCTTCAAGCACCGTTTCCAATGCGCCGCCTGCTCGATACGCGACGACAGGGCATCCCGCGGCTTGCGCTTCAACGGGTGTAATGCCAAAGTCTTCGATTCCTGGAAAGATAAACGCGGCGGCAGTTTCAAAGTGTTCCTTCAGCACCGGAAAAGGCTGACGTCCCAGGAATTGGATGTTCGGTTTCGCAAGCGTCTCCAGCTTTTTCCGTTCAGGGCCATCTCCAATGACAACCAAACGCTGGCCGAGTTCGTTAAATGCCTTGATGGCAATGTCGATTCGCTTGTAGGAGACCAATTCCGAGATCACTAAGCTAAACGATTCTCGCTCTCGAGTAGGACAAAAGTCGTCAACGGCGACCGGAGGATGGATGACTTCTGCGTCGCGATCGTAGTACTTGCGAATTCGGTCGGCCACAAACTGCGAATTCGCAATGAAATGGGTGACACGTTGTGCCGCCTCCCAATCGAATCGACGCAGCATCGGTGCAACTCGGTCCAATGCAAATCGTGCTGCGAAGGATGTTCTCTTGTATTCCGCACCGAGTTCCCAAAGATACCGAGGGGGTGAATGGCAATAGCAAATATGCGTCGCGTTTTTTGGTATCGAGAGTCCTTTGATCATTGATGCGTCACTACTGATCAATGCGTCCACGTGATCGTGCACACGAAGCATTTTGATCGCAAGGGGATGCAGTGGAAGCAGGTGACGATGAGCGCGTGATGCATAGGGAAGAAGGTTTAAGGGGCTCTCGTGGATAGGATGACCGGCGAGACCGGGGATATGTACCTGAAGGTTGCGAACCAGCGTATAGATATCGCTCTGAGGAAAAAGTGATGCGATCTGCTCTAATACCTTTTCGCCTCCCCGGTAGCTTGCCAACCAATGATGTGCGAGTGCGACATTCATCTCAATAGGCTCCTCGTTTGCTGAGTACGGCTGCGGGCGTTCGCAAGAGGATCCAGGCGTCTAGCCATGGAGACCAATTGACGGCATAGTGATGAACAAGGAAAATCCGAGTGGTAAACGAGGTGTCATTGCGTCCAGAAACTTGCCACAAACCAGTAATTCCTGGCCACATTTGGGTGTATTCATAGTAGCTCGATTTGTAGCGGACAATTTCCTCGGCCGGAACCGGGCGAGGCCCGACTAAGCTCATCTCCCCCGTCAGTACGTTCCATAGCTGTGGCAATTCGTCCAGACTCCATCGCCGCATGATCGAACCGATGCCGGGAATGATTCGGGGGTCATTTTTCAATTTGTGATCCACGATCCATTTTGCTTTGGCAATTGGATCGGTCTCGAGTCGTTGCTGTAAAACCTTGTCGGCATCCGGAATCATTGAGCGAAACTTCCACATGCGGAATGTTTTTCCGTGTTGCCCAGCACGGACACTACCATAGAAAATGGGGCCGGGTGAGAGAATCCGAATCGCTAGAGCGATCAACGTCATGGGGATTGCCAACACCACAAGCATTGGAATGCAAATGGTCAAGTCAATGATTCGTTTGACCAGGCGTGGGGTAAATCGCAGGAAGGGTGTCGTTTGACCATGGGTCACGACTCCCGGTAATCCGCTGGTGTCAACCGTTGCATCATCGACTGGTAACGTATTCAACCAAACAATTCGAGGGAACTGAAAAAGAAGTCGATCTGGATATGCATACGTTTGTCGGGGTGAGACCAGGCAAGCCACGGGCGCGAGCGTCTGCCTCCCAATCAGGGCGGCGTCGTCGTTGTGTCCAAGCGGACCATAGGCAATGCTCTCGCCATTCTCGTTTTCGTGCAACTCCGAAGTGAAACCAATCGGCTTGTATCCAGGTACACCGCGTCGCTTAAGTAACTGCATTGCGCGTGTGCAGTCCTGTTGCGTGCCAACCAACAATAATCGCATTCCCCACCACTTGGTCGGGGCAAGGATTCGGCGGGTAAGGGTGCGACACATTGGGATCAGTACGATAATACAAAGTCCCGCGAAGACAAAAATAGAAAACTCGATTCTCGGCAATTGTCCCAAGACGATATTGATGGAAGAGAGGCAAATGAGATTGATAAACGTTGATCGGACCAAGCCACGAATTTCGGTTACAGGACTAAGCCCGGCGCCGGGGTAGAGCTGATGCAGCGAGAACAAAACAGACTGAAGTAGCAAGAATACCGGTATTTGATTCCATATCCCTGGGTTAAAGGGGTGTCCTTGATGCCAGTTGGCTAGGAAGCAGGCGAAGATTAGGCAGAAAGTACTTGTGCTAATGTCCACAAGAAAGACCGGAGTCCCCGTCAGCAAGGACTGGAATGTGTACGCCGCACGCAGCATGCGACTGGGCTGGATTGCGGTATGCTCGGCAACAATCGATTCAAGATCGGGGTCAGCGTCTTCAGCAAGCGATGGCTCGAGAGTCGAGACACCGGACGAAAGAGACAACCGTTTCCGTTGCTCAGTAACGTCAATCGTTGGGGGAGGTCTTTGTATCACTGAATTGTCGTACTTTTATGTGGGGTGCCCTTCTAAACAATCAAACTTGACTGCGCCTTCTCTAAACTTGCGGATTGGTGCTCATCTGCTGATGCGGCAGATCTTGCCGCATTTTCGGTGACTCTCTGTTTTGCTCGACACCTTTCGCCCAGAAAAAGACAGCCTGATCCTTTGAGCGTTGCTAGACAGGAGCGTTGACTCGATGCGTCAGTTTTTGTTTAGGAATGATTTCGGATACCGGCAGCTCTTGGGCTGCATATTGGCGGTGATATTGTCCTATGTACCCGTACTCTTCTTGGCGGTAGTCGCCGTAGCCATAAGTTGCTTTTGCGTTATTGCTGACACCATTCACGACGATTGCGAGCGGTTGGATATTAATTTCTCGCAATATCCGACCTGCGCGTTCGACCGCTCTACGTCCGTTTTTGCAAACACGAACGGTCAGGATGACTCCGTCCACGAGAGGCGCGACAATTGCGGGATCCGCAACAGCCAACACAGGTGGTGCGTCGATGAGGACGATGTCGTATTCCTTGCGAGCCGCTTGAATTAACAGACTCATCTTGTTCGACTGAAGCAGTTCAGCCGGTACCGATGTTTCAGTGCCGTGTGGCATGATGTCCAGATTCTCGACCGAGCTGTGAGTGACCGATTGGGCCAAACTGCATTGGCCATTCAAGACATCCGCTAGTCCGGGTTGACCTTCCAATCCGAACAACCCTGCTACAACGGGGCGCCGTAAGTCCGAGTCGATGAGAAGGACGCGTTTGCCCGTCTGGGCGAACGAAATTGCCAGGTTTGCGATCGTGGTTGATTTACCATCGCCCGGGTGCGGGCTGGACATCATCAAAACCTGTGTGCCTTGTCCACGAGACTTGATCATCAGCGAAGTTCGGGCCACGCGGTATACCTCAGCTTCCGCCGAACGTGGGCAATGCTCGGTTACCAACGACGGTGCCAGCGGCGTCTCGCCTGGTGCGGGCATTGGCAGTTTGCGAAAATCGAATTTTGGCACGTGGGCGATTGCGGGTGCATTGAGTGCACGCTCAAGATCCTCAACGTCACGAAAAGTCGTATCGAGTATTTCTGACGTTAACGCCGATGCACTACCGAGGAACAGTCCCAACATCGCGCCGACAACTATCGCGATCGGTAAGCTGGGCCACGATGGGACGGTTGCGGCCTCGGGGCTCGCGAGCAGGTCGGTGGAAAACCCAGCGTAAGAACCGGCCAAATTCAGTTCCTGCAATCGGCGAATGACCTCGTCGTAGCGAGCTTGGGCGCGAACGAGTATCGCCTTCTTTGCGCTGCCCTCGAGAAATGCGTTTTCCACTTTCT from Novipirellula artificiosorum encodes the following:
- a CDS encoding exopolysaccharide biosynthesis polyprenyl glycosylphosphotransferase; protein product: MIQRPPPTIDVTEQRKRLSLSSGVSTLEPSLAEDADPDLESIVAEHTAIQPSRMLRAAYTFQSLLTGTPVFLVDISTSTFCLIFACFLANWHQGHPFNPGIWNQIPVFLLLQSVLFSLHQLYPGAGLSPVTEIRGLVRSTFINLICLSSINIVLGQLPRIEFSIFVFAGLCIIVLIPMCRTLTRRILAPTKWWGMRLLLVGTQQDCTRAMQLLKRRGVPGYKPIGFTSELHENENGESIAYGPLGHNDDAALIGRQTLAPVACLVSPRQTYAYPDRLLFQFPRIVWLNTLPVDDATVDTSGLPGVVTHGQTTPFLRFTPRLVKRIIDLTICIPMLVVLAIPMTLIALAIRILSPGPIFYGSVRAGQHGKTFRMWKFRSMIPDADKVLQQRLETDPIAKAKWIVDHKLKNDPRIIPGIGSIMRRWSLDELPQLWNVLTGEMSLVGPRPVPAEEIVRYKSSYYEYTQMWPGITGLWQVSGRNDTSFTTRIFLVHHYAVNWSPWLDAWILLRTPAAVLSKRGAY
- a CDS encoding class I SAM-dependent methyltransferase; amino-acid sequence: MSRIVQPDDKSGTCVEAGPSRNRTEPMQAIDTTELEKTVAGMSGNPVRLHLGCGGVRLAGFINVDLHPHDPEIEDSSRDGCNADVFADMTALGLDAATVDEIQTYHTIDHFTRWACVDMMTDWHRMLKPGGRLVIEVADFARCVLWLFHPIKKRREVAKNQFYGNQWDRIDFETHRYVWSARELKRELRAIGFSSVRVTHRTETHYPGRDMRIEATK
- a CDS encoding glycosyltransferase family 4 protein; this translates as MKVMQIVADGAPGGGTTNVLALAEDLIANQVAVMLCSQAASHAIDEARRLGAKAHDGLDFFRSRLDTRIVRELRSAVHNADPDIIHVHGGRAALAWVRGADRGQLDRTIYTVRGYHFRPKRFPLRFLAKRAERRISRSVFKTVHVSQSDKEVAMHFGFIRDGSASQVIRNGIRLSDMPRHQPVSANEDQNRKQVAVLGRLTYPKNPHLVLDIANDLAQDGFVFHFIGGGDMEFEVRQRAEREGIQNVVFHGTQSRPNGLKLMAQSGTFLLASLWEGLPIAPVEAMAMGLAVVISDVNGCTEVVRDGMEGRVAPSGNGAAFVAALRAVVAEPERTQQLVVNGKQRVAAEFTRERVVREHLNLYHDCLSKIGSRNASS
- a CDS encoding glycosyltransferase family 4 protein codes for the protein MKYLIMSDEHRPTIGGIARISGALADGLTDRGHQVTVLTNRNRTGVNDYGDEKAEIKYYSKPKSTLLGKAYLTSVWPISAGRWIRQQCFDRILVVDPMNALPLPLMTKLGSINYDILLYGSELIRYSKNRLTDRLLRKSLDGAARIFTITKYVDHELHSKYGKSSYIAYCGVGEKFFSEPREPSQIARLRERYGFASTDFIVGTISRLDERKGNDLVIDAVQRLAPQYPNLRYLIGGVGPQYDHLEAMISRYKLADRVILAGRIPEAELVSHYDLLNAYVMPNRLLENQTVEGFGISFVEAASRGVLSIGVDNGGAGEAVSDKVSGVLLPTADVDLLTDALDRILSGSLVFDGEMIRQHGRQFTWDRFVDQIVDPVAEESDSNC
- a CDS encoding lipopolysaccharide biosynthesis protein encodes the protein MTQRRPKLPPRTSVFHVGRDHFVRKLQQSRGHLTASATLAFGYVAQLAFQMGYFLILTRMLGAERFGQFAAALAAINVISPIAGIGYAEVALVRVSQDRDSTGLWASNALAVTTGMGIGLAVCLASVSGMLDASRWLDWYLMFGLAISELVLVRCCMVIARVHQARREIGRTSLINISIAATKALIALCLFLTGHTSLVTLIILLDLCLSLLLICYFRSLSRRSSNAPISYARLKSDFQLACSFATGVFCKAVYTDMDKLFLARWSTASVVGTYAAGYKILSLSFTPIRAILEATFPRQIELAECSRGDCARFTRSILLINLVLAAGLAGLIYMFAPWATLLFGDDFQGSVAVLRIGFLLPVVQAVHYTLGNFLTATNHQSFRTIMQIVVLVVYIVVGLIVIPLYSWHGAIWTSLGCETLLAMLLATGCLLFSLRARDRMHSVPVK
- a CDS encoding glycosyltransferase yields the protein MNVALAHHWLASYRGGEKVLEQIASLFPQSDIYTLVRNLQVHIPGLAGHPIHESPLNLLPYASRAHRHLLPLHPLAIKMLRVHDHVDALISSDASMIKGLSIPKNATHICYCHSPPRYLWELGAEYKRTSFAARFALDRVAPMLRRFDWEAAQRVTHFIANSQFVADRIRKYYDRDAEVIHPPVAVDDFCPTRERESFSLVISELVSYKRIDIAIKAFNELGQRLVVIGDGPERKKLETLAKPNIQFLGRQPFPVLKEHFETAAAFIFPGIEDFGITPVEAQAAGCPVVAYRAGGALETVLEGRTGVFFDTQNPESLMSTLEELRPETIAARDCRENAETFSAQIFRQRLAKSLAKFNLSVAPQAVSSDECEKPTWTTPIAIGSTSGAQ